Proteins from one Setaria italica strain Yugu1 chromosome V, Setaria_italica_v2.0, whole genome shotgun sequence genomic window:
- the LOC101759346 gene encoding LOW QUALITY PROTEIN: uncharacterized protein LOC101759346 (The sequence of the model RefSeq protein was modified relative to this genomic sequence to represent the inferred CDS: inserted 1 base in 1 codon) encodes MESSGGDKPTATDATESVLGLDGEETLSERESVGARQGPVLPNGGGKEAPSSSSSVGSKRKRNNLGSNQSELNEPGTPSSSSXDSTWSIDSLDDRHQPSLSRNKNNYSEHSVTSAGVTVIRQPRGVLRLRKLPQNVSTESWTGGHSIPQANGVPSSTQLSSRNKRGESIVPKGNRVGGDDPVSCLRTENGTCDHDTGAKFCSETEFSVEKQSHLSGEPPKAVHVDKDSCGHVKDDDGVNLEEDAARMLCSLSDNRCAGSPRKKMKSPDGSSKRHFPQNSNHFKNSYKKIKDVPGPARLLRKRDDKVPFRKRRPRRHFYEVSPRDVDPFCIVKERIRVFWPLDETWYFGLVKEYDPVRKLHHVRYDDKDEEWINLQNERIKLLFLPAEARNRSKCNNSRSAFKPKYEQGDREDMDGSNTESSESGPISSWLAQPNEAKSATLSNISKQDHAHSDIPILFDQKQCHSSGAKHDGLLPNDPIPGRAPANGGAEVLNDRITPVDRRFRFVYSRRRFCRKKNGFLNTSEQNSNSQRSASPAMVLATLPCVQSGSETGASVTYVILLLSLPLKPVYKLIREACCVWVSNALFLLQHGTLVALWPVVQLDILLVDNVLGLRHILLETCLRSAVSLFCLLVGSFKRCPRQRTTKASTMPCTSIKFQISGVHGRRQVVFMLFSFVGVEKSKWEHLQGKLQYQCSKREFSKGCTNDVVHRGLSSIDPFSKDFDVQEADFLPESNYSDTEPVIYCLDEQCKFARNVLDVTTAPSLLLCHHLKSLTEINLINGSQQSISFALDENQQLLVTERSSGTVRPVPPRVCSLNLSSSPDSPLDMASASCTDQTRSTSREFKTAESTVSPECNGGNTGDANIMRRKFLDQNGPYLDADKPCSYNLNVICSPQKSSERHLSINIPQDKVIDAPNDKPLNKDEKDKQPVSNLVQELNEHPIGRATPTAPRTTYHRNRFTSISRTFGDGSKLLPEDLMVTGFAGGSKKPRSQVSYSISPRSEEFGIKNKGHFRKIQSHSSAKINDAKKLPDSSRSGHSSPESLTCVANVLVTVGDRGWREYDTQITMDSDGQSERRICVKLAEGKKYAHKVCQVLQPGATNRYTHAMMWKGGAEWCLEFPDRSQWLVFKQMHDECYSHNIRAASVRNIPIPGVCLVEVPDDNDVVSFVRSEDYLGHIGTDVEIALDESRVVYDMDSDDEEWISSWRKFLVGDDITAHELAEDLFERVMDKLEKFAYSHNCNELSTDQMKEMDIDNVPLDIIEVIHAYWQDKRQKKGMPLIRHFQSAMWKIYEQQLHEWESTVYRMQGSSNGYQEKKLPPKPALFAFCLKPRGLHVPYKGPKQRSHKKLMSTGCHSFSREHEGFYRQVSGRKYNEYIGDGRICEPYDSGSLYSPTGYSPRFSTRTDSPRAFDASERSSTPRFFRTNSVKRSASFAFSDDHQPSPSFRHQKVKRGVADHWNTVIHEWQNSKHLFPGSSRVDIEELKLRDAAGAAQHAAAMAKLKREKAHCLMRKADLALHKATVALMIADAIKSSSRDTFRDGRRDLRDEER; translated from the exons ATGGAATCCAGTGGCGGTGATAAGCCCACCGCAACAGATGCTACTGAGTCGGTGCTGGGTTTAGATGGTGAGGAGACTCTGTCTGAGAGGGAATCTGTTGGTGCACGGCAAGGCCCTGTCTTGCCTAATGGGGGTGGAAAGGAGGCTCCTTCAAGCAGTTCATCTGTCGGGAGTAAGAGGAAGCGGAACAACTTGGGTTCTAATCAATCTGAACTCAATGAGCCAGGAACGCCGAGTTCCAGTT GTGATTCCACATGGAGTATAGATAGTTTGGATGACCGTCACCAACCCTCATTGTCGAGAAATAAGAATAACTACTCTGAGCATTCAGTTACTTCTGCTGGAGTTACAGTGATCAGGCAGCCTCGTGGTGTCTTGAGGTTAAGGAAGCTGCCCCAGAATGTCAGTACTGAGAGTTGGACTGGTGGTCATAGTATTCCACAAGCCAATGGAGTTCCTAGTTCCACCCAACTCTCGAGTAGGAACAAGAGAGGGGAATCAATTGTGCCCAAGGGGAACAGAGTTGGTGGTGATGACCCTGTCAGTTGCTTGAGAACTGAGAATGGTACTTGTGATCATGATACTGGCGCAAAGTTCTGTTCTGAAACTGAATTCTCAGTTGAAAAGCAGTCTCATCTTTCAGGTGAACCCCCTAAAGCTGTTCATGTTGACAAGGATAGCTGTGGCCATGTAAAAGATGATGATGGTGTTAATTTGGAAGAAGATGCTGCCAGGATGCTCTGTTCCCTATCAGATAACAGATGTGCAGGATCACCaaggaagaaaatgaaatcACCGGATGGGTCATCAAAGAGACATTTTCCTCAGAATTCAAATCATTTCAAGAATTCATACAAAAAGATCAAGGATGTACCTGGTCCAGCTAGGTTGCTGAGGAAGCGTGATGATAAAGTTCCATTCAGGAAGCGCCGTCCACGGCGGCATTTTTATGAAGTCAGCCCTCGCGATGTGGATCCATTTTGCATTGTAAAAGAGAGGATCAGGGTTTTTTGGCCTCTTGATGAGACTTGGTACTTTGGCCTGGTCAAGGAATATGATCCGGTTAGAAAGTTACATCATGTAAGGTATGATGATAAGGATGAAGAATGGATCAATCTTCAAAACGAGAGGATTAAGCTTCTTTTTTTGCCTGCTGAAGCTCGTAATAGATCTAAATGCAACAATTCAAGGTCAGCGTTTAAACCGAAGTATGAACAGGGTGACCGAGAAGACATGGATGGAAGCAATACAGAGAGTTCTGAGTCTGGTCCCATCAGCTCATGGTTGGCACAACCAAACGAAGCAAAATCTGCTACACTCAGTAACATCAGCAAGCAAGATCACGCTCATTCTGATATTCCAATTTTATTTGACCAAAAGCAGTGCCACAGTTCTGGTGCCAAGCATGATGGGCTGTTGCCTAATGATCCTATACCAGGTAGAGCACCTGCAAATGGTGGTGCAGAAGTTCTCAATGATAGGATCACACCTGTGGACAGGAGATTTCGCTTTGTTTATTCTAGGAGGCGATTTTGCAGAAAAAAGAATGGATTTCTCAACACTTCAGAACAGAATTCTAATTCCCAAAGAAGTGCAAGTCCTGCTATGGTTCTTGCTACACTTCCTTGTGTGCAATCTGGTAGTGAAACTGGTGCTTCAGTGACATATGTCATACTGTTATTGAGCCTCCCATTGAAACCTGTTTATAAATTGATTCGTGAAGCCTGTTGTGTTTGGGTTTCCAATGCCCTCTTTCTCCTTCAGCATGGTACACTGGTTGCCTTGTGGCCTGTTGTTCAGCTGGACATACTTCTTGTCGATAATGTTTTAGGCTTGAGGCATATCCTTCTTGAGACATGCTTGAGATCAGCAGTATCTCTTTTTTGTTTACTTGTTGGAAGCTTCAAGCGGTGTCCTAGGCAGAGAACTACCAAGGCATCGACAATGCCATGCACCTCGATCAAATTTCAGATATCTGGTGTGCATGGTAGACGCCAAGTAGTGTTTATGCTATTCAGCTTCGTTGGGGTAGAGAAATCAAAATGGGAACACCTGCAAGGAAAGCTGCAATACCAGTGTTCAAAAAGGGAGTTCTCTAAAGGTTGCACAAATGACGTTGTTCATAGAGGCCTTTCTTCAATTGATCCTTTCTCGAAG GATTTTGATGTTCAGGAGGCTGACTTTCTTCCAGAATCAAATTATTCAGATACTGAACCTGTCATTTATTGTCTTGATGAGCAGTGTAAATTTGCTCGCAATGTTCTGGACGTGACAACTGCACCTTCACTACTGCTTTGCCACCACTTGAAATCGTTAACTGaaatcaatttgattaatggtTCGCAACAATCCATTTCATTTGCTTTGGATGAGAATCAGCAGCTTTTGGTAACGGAACGTTCATCTGGTACAGTTCGTCCTGTGCCTCCTAGAGTTTGTTCACTTAATCTCAGTTCATCACCTGATAGTCCATTGGATATGGCTTCTGCTAGTTGTACAGACCAAACTCGCTCAACTAGTAGGGAATTCAAGACTGCTGAAAGCACTGTAAGCCCAGAATGTAATGGTGGCAATACTGGTGATGCAAACATAATGCGCAGAAAGTTTCTAGATCAAAATGGGCCTTATCTTGATGCTGATAAACCATGTTCCTACAATCTTAATGTTATTTGCTCTCCACAGAAGTCTTCAGAGAGGCATCTTTCCATCAATATTCCTCAAGATAAGGTGATTGATGCACCGAATGACAAACCTCTTAACAAAGATGAAAAAGACAAGCAACCAGTATCTAACTTGGTCCAGGAATTGAATGAACATCCAATTGGTCGTGCTACACCAACTGCCCCCAGGACTACCTATCATCGGAACCGGTTTACATCTATATCACGCACTTTTGGAGATGGTTCAAAATTACTGCCAGAAGACCTCATGGTGACTGGCTTTGCTGGTGGTTCTAAGAAGCCACGAAGTCAGGTTTCATACTCAATTTCTCCTAGAAGTGAGGAATTTGGCATAAAAAACAAAGGCCATTTTCGCAAGATACAGTCTCATAGCAGTGCTAAGATAAATGATGCAAAGAAACTTCCTGATAGTTCTAGAAGTGGGCATAGCAGTCCGGAGTCATTGACTTGCGTTGCAAATGTTCTGGTTACAGTGGGTGATAGGGGTTGGAGGGAGTATGATACCCAGATCACAATGGACTCCGATGGTCAGAGTGAACGGAGGATATGTGTGAAGCTTGCAGAAGGAAAGAAGTATGCTCACAAGGTCTGTCAAGTTTTGCAGCCTGGGGCCACAAACCGTTATACACATGCTATGATGTGGAAAGGTGGGGCTGAATGGTGCCTAGAATTTCCTGACAGAAGCCAGTGGTTGGTTTTCAAGCAAATGCATGACGAATGTTATAGCCATAACATCAGAGCTGCGTCTGTGAGAAACATTCCAATCCCTGGTGTCTGCTTGGTTGAAGTCCCTGATGATAATGATGTTGTATCCTTTGTGCGATCTGAAGATTATCTTGGCCACATTGGAACAGATGTTGAAATTGCTCTTGATGAATCCCGTGTGGTGTATGACATGGACAGTGATGATGAAGAGTGGATATCAAGTTGGAGGAAATTCTTAGTTGGAGATGACATCACTGCACATGAATTGGCAGAAGATTTGTTTGAGAGGGTTATGGACAAATTAGAGAAGTTTGCATATAGCCATAACTGCAATGAGCTCAGCACTGATCAGATGAAGGAAATGGATATTGATAATGTACCACTGGACATTATTGAAGTGATACATGCATATTGGCAAGATAAGAGGCAGAAAAAAGGAATGCCGCTTATTCGACATTTTCAG TCTGCTATGTGGAAGATCTACGAGCAGCAGCTACATGAATGGGAATCGACTGTATACAGAATGCAGGGTTCATCAAATGGGTaccaagaaaagaaattgcctcCCAAACCAGCATTGTTTGCCTTCTGTTTGAAGCCTCGCGGACTCCATGTACCATACAAGGGGCCGAAGCAGCGTTCTCATAAGAAGCTTATGTCCACAGGCTGCCATAGCTTTTCGAGAGAGCACGAGGGCTTTTACCGACAAG TATCAGGCAGGAAATACAATGAATACATTGGGGATGGGAGGATATGTGAACCATACGACAGTGGTTCTCTTTATTCCCCAACAGGGTATTCTCCCAGGTTCTCTACAAGAACAGATTCCCCTCGGGCGTTCGATGCCTCGGAAAGAAGCTCTACACCAAGATTTTTCAGGACTAATAGTGTGAAAAGGAGTGCAAGCTTTGCATTCTCTGATGATCACCAGCCATCACCTTCCTTCCGCCATCAGAAAGTAAAGCGAGGTGTGGCTGACCACTGGAACACTGTCATTCATGAATGGCAGAACTCGAAGCACCTCTTCCCAGGCTCATCCCGTGTTGATATTGAGGAGCTCAAGCTGCGTGATGCCGCGGGTGCAGCGCAGCATGCAGCTGCCATGGCGAAGCTCAAGAGGGAAAAGGCTCATTGCCTGATGCGCAAGGCTGATCTTGCCCTCCATAAGGCCACGGTGGCACTCATGATTGCTGATGCGATTAAATCCTCCAGCAGGGATACCTTCCGGGATGGTAGAAGGGATTTGAGGGATGAGGAACGCTGa
- the LOC101759749 gene encoding LOW QUALITY PROTEIN: crocetin glucosyltransferase, chloroplastic-like (The sequence of the model RefSeq protein was modified relative to this genomic sequence to represent the inferred CDS: inserted 1 base in 1 codon) has protein sequence MPAMVEELRAAAEAEPHFLVVTYPAQGHINPVRHLARRLLRATGARVTVSTAVSAFRKMFPGEDDDAAAEGHRDAAGVWHVPYSDGYDAGFDRAVHDHTHYLSQVKLVGSRTLSAVIARLRDAGRPVTLVVYTLLLSWVANVARGHGVPAALYWIQPATVLAAYLHFFRGTDGVDKAIAAAGGDPSAAVSLPGLPPLRIRDLPSFITATSENDPYAFVADMFREXVDMLGREDSPSVLANTFDAMEPEAVASLREHGVDIVPVGPVLCFLDGATAAAGAKSGGGNDLFKQDEGYLEWLDAQAPGSVVYISFGSLSMMSTRQIEEVARGMSESGRPFLWVLRADNRGGAADVDAASLGGERGMVVEWCDQVRVLLHPAVGCFVTHCGWNSTLESVACGVPAVGVPQWTDQGTNAWLLERLGTGVRAAVSDKDGVLEAGELRRCLDFAASEMVQAKAVLWREKARAAAAEGGSSERNLREFVGKQLTAGGN, from the exons ATGCCGGCCATGGTGGAGGAGCTCCGggctgcggcggaggcggagccgcACTTCCTGGTGGTGACCTACCCGGCGCAGGGTCACATCAACCCGGTGCGCCACCTCGCGCGCCGCCTGCTGCGCGCCACGGGGGCGCGGGTCACCGTTTCCACGGCCGTGTCCGCGTTCCGCAAGATGTTCCcgggcgaggacgacgacgcggcggcggagggccacCGCGACGCCGCGGGGGTGTGGCACGTGCCCTACTCCGACGGCTACGACGCCGGCTTCGACCGCGCCGTGCACGACCACACGCACTACCTGTCCCAGGTCAAGCTCGTGGGCTCCCGCACGCTCTCCGCCGTCATCGCCCGCCTCCGCGATGCGGGCCGCCCCGTCACGCTCGTCGTCTACACGCTCCTCCTGTCGTGGGTCGCCAACGTCGCGCGCGGCCACGGCGTCCCCGCCGCGCTCTACTGGATCCAGCCGGCCACCGTGCTCGCCGCCTACCTCCACTTCTTCCGCGGCACCGACGGCGTCGACaaggccatcgccgccgcgggcggcgacCCCTCGGCCGCCGTCAGCCTCCCGGGCCTCCCGCCGCTCCGCATCCGCGACCTGCCGTCGTTCATCACCGCCACCTCCGAGAACGACCCGTACGCGTTCGTCGCCGACATGTTCCGCG TCGTCGACATGCTCGGCCGCGAGGACAGCCCCAGCGTGCTCGCCAACACGTTCGACGCCATGGAGCCCGAGGCGGTGGCGTCGCTGCGGGAGCACGGCGTCGACATCGTCCCCGTCGGCCCCGTGCTCTGCTTCCTcgacggcgcgacggcggcggccggtgccaagagcggcggcggcaacgaccTGTTCAAGCAGGACGAGGGCTACCTCGAGTGGCTGGACGCGCAGGCTCCAGGCTCGGTGGTGTACATCTCCTTCGGGAGCCTGTCGATGATGAGCACGCGGCAGATCGAGGAGGTGGCGCGCGGCATGTCGGAGAGCGGCCGGCCGTTCCTGTGGGTGCTGCGGGCGGAcaaccgcggcggcgccgccgatgtGGACGCCGCGTCgctcggcggcgagcgcggcatGGTGGTGGAGTGGTGCGACCAGGTGCGGGTGCTCTTGCACCCGGCGGTGGGGTGCTTCGTCACGCACTGCGGCTGGAACTCGACGCTGGAGAGCGTGGCGTGCGGAGTGCCCGCCGTCGGGGTGCCCCAGTGGACGGACCAGGGCACCAACGCGTGGCTGCTGGAGAGGCTGGGCACCGGGGTCAGGGCCGCCGTCAGCGACAAGGACGGCGTGCTGGAGGCCGGCGAGCTGCGGAGGTGCCTCGACTTCGCGGCGTCCGAGATGGTGCAAGCCAAGGCCGTCTTGTGGAGGGAGaaggcgcgcgccgcggcggcggagggcggctcGTCGGAGAGGAACCTCAGGGAGTTCGTCGGGAAGCAACTCACCGCCGGCGGCAACTAG